In a genomic window of Cynocephalus volans isolate mCynVol1 chromosome 1, mCynVol1.pri, whole genome shotgun sequence:
- the RAD52 gene encoding DNA repair protein RAD52 homolog isoform X1, whose product MSGTEEAVLGGCDSHPSSAGSNSVVWFGQCQYTAEESQAIQNALRQRLGPEYISSRVAGGGQKVCYIEGHRVINLANEMFGYNGWAHSITQQNVDFVDLHNGKFYVGVYAFVRVQLKDGSYHEDVGYGVSEGLKSKALSLEKARKEAVTDGLKRALRSFGNALGNCILDKDYLRSLSKLPRQLPLEVDLTKAKRQDFEPSVEQARYNSCQPNMALGPPKLREVTSPCKTSHPVDPHTVTERDKDYSSRSLTLSTVESDATYQRKLRQKQLQQQFREQMEKQQQVQIPAPSVGKQSEALLAPALTHSTPVAAVSERLAEKDLLAENLEDNLEMWDMTQDAGDNVAKPLSRPEPPQTSAIPVLNDQMASWNRTSHSLCQQKPEAKSRPWDPQTFNTNLHITGNCDSYRKSQDMKKRKLDPS is encoded by the exons ATGTCTGGCACTGAGGAAGCAGTTCTTGGAGGATGTGACAGCCACCCTTCTTCTGCTGGCAGCAACTCTGTGGTGTGGTTTGGACAG TGCCAGTATACAGCAGAAGAGTCCCAGGCCATCCAGAATGCTCTGAGGCAGAGGTTGGGCCCGGAATACATAAGTAGCCGCGTGGCTGGAGGAGGCCAGAAG gtgTGTTACATTGAGGGTCACAGGGTAATTaatctggccaatgagatgtttGGGTACAACGGCTGGGCACACTCTATCACACAGCAGAACGTGG ATTTTGTTGACCTCCACAATGGCAAGTTCTACGTGGGAGTCTATGCATTTGTGAGGGTCCAGTTGAAG GATGGTTCATATCATGAGGATGTGGGTTATGGTGTAAGTGAGGGCCTCAAGTCAAAGGCCTTGTCTTTGGAGAAGGCCAGGAAGGAGGCGGTGACGGACGGGCTGAAGCGAGCCCTCAG GAGTTTTGGGAATGCACTTGGAAATTGTATTCTGGACAAAGACTATCTGAGGTCACTAAGTAAGCTTCCACGCCAG TTGCCTCTTGAAGTGGATCTAACCAAAGCAAAGAGACAAGATTTTGAACCATCTGTGGAACAGGCGAGATACAACAGCTGCCAACCAAACATGGCTCTGGGACCCCCAAAACTGCGGGAGGTGACCTCACCTTGCAAAACAAGCCACCCAGTTGATCCCCACACTGTGACTGAGAGGGATAAGGACTACAGCTCCCG AAGCCTGACTTTGTCCACCGTGGAGAGTGACGCCACATACCAGCGGAAGCTCCGGCagaagcagctgcagcagcagttCCGGGAGCAAatggagaagcagcagcaagtTCAGATACCTGCTCCGTCAGTCGGAAAGCAGAGTGAGG CGCTTCTGGCCCCCGCTCTGACCCACAGCACTCCTGTAGCTGCTGTCTCAGAACGACTTGCTGAAAAGGACCTCCTTGCAG AGAACCTTGAAGACAACCTTGAAATGTGGGATATGACTCAAGATGCAGGGGACAATGTTGCTAAGCCCTTGTCCAGACCAGAGCCACCCCAGACCTCTGCCATACCAGTCCTGAATGACCAGATGGCATCCTGGAACAGGACCTCACACAGCCTGTGCCAACAGAAGCCAGAAGCAAAATCTAGACCCTGGGACCCTCAAACTTTTAACACTAACCTGCATATAACAG GAAACTGCGACTCTTATAGGAAGAGCCAGGacatgaagaaaaggaaattggaTCCATCTTAA
- the RAD52 gene encoding DNA repair protein RAD52 homolog isoform X3 — protein MFGYNGWAHSITQQNVDFVDLHNGKFYVGVYAFVRVQLKDGSYHEDVGYGVSEGLKSKALSLEKARKEAVTDGLKRALRSFGNALGNCILDKDYLRSLSKLPRQLPLEVDLTKAKRQDFEPSVEQARYNSCQPNMALGPPKLREVTSPCKTSHPVDPHTVTERDKDYSSRSLTLSTVESDATYQRKLRQKQLQQQFREQMEKQQQVQIPAPSVGKQSEALLAPALTHSTPVAAVSERLAEKDLLAENLEDNLEMWDMTQDAGDNVAKPLSRPEPPQTSAIPVLNDQMASWNRTSHSLCQQKPEAKSRPWDPQTFNTNLHITGNCDSYRKSQDMKKRKLDPS, from the exons atgtttGGGTACAACGGCTGGGCACACTCTATCACACAGCAGAACGTGG ATTTTGTTGACCTCCACAATGGCAAGTTCTACGTGGGAGTCTATGCATTTGTGAGGGTCCAGTTGAAG GATGGTTCATATCATGAGGATGTGGGTTATGGTGTAAGTGAGGGCCTCAAGTCAAAGGCCTTGTCTTTGGAGAAGGCCAGGAAGGAGGCGGTGACGGACGGGCTGAAGCGAGCCCTCAG GAGTTTTGGGAATGCACTTGGAAATTGTATTCTGGACAAAGACTATCTGAGGTCACTAAGTAAGCTTCCACGCCAG TTGCCTCTTGAAGTGGATCTAACCAAAGCAAAGAGACAAGATTTTGAACCATCTGTGGAACAGGCGAGATACAACAGCTGCCAACCAAACATGGCTCTGGGACCCCCAAAACTGCGGGAGGTGACCTCACCTTGCAAAACAAGCCACCCAGTTGATCCCCACACTGTGACTGAGAGGGATAAGGACTACAGCTCCCG AAGCCTGACTTTGTCCACCGTGGAGAGTGACGCCACATACCAGCGGAAGCTCCGGCagaagcagctgcagcagcagttCCGGGAGCAAatggagaagcagcagcaagtTCAGATACCTGCTCCGTCAGTCGGAAAGCAGAGTGAGG CGCTTCTGGCCCCCGCTCTGACCCACAGCACTCCTGTAGCTGCTGTCTCAGAACGACTTGCTGAAAAGGACCTCCTTGCAG AGAACCTTGAAGACAACCTTGAAATGTGGGATATGACTCAAGATGCAGGGGACAATGTTGCTAAGCCCTTGTCCAGACCAGAGCCACCCCAGACCTCTGCCATACCAGTCCTGAATGACCAGATGGCATCCTGGAACAGGACCTCACACAGCCTGTGCCAACAGAAGCCAGAAGCAAAATCTAGACCCTGGGACCCTCAAACTTTTAACACTAACCTGCATATAACAG GAAACTGCGACTCTTATAGGAAGAGCCAGGacatgaagaaaaggaaattggaTCCATCTTAA
- the RAD52 gene encoding DNA repair protein RAD52 homolog isoform X2 produces the protein MSGTEEAVLGGCDSHPSSAGSNSVVWFGQCQYTAEESQAIQNALRQRLGPEYISSRVAGGGQKVCYIEGHRVINLANEMFGYNGWAHSITQQNVDFVDLHNGKFYVGVYAFVRVQLKDGSYHEDVGYGVSEGLKSKALSLEKARKEAVTDGLKRALRSFGNALGNCILDKDYLRSLSKLPRQLPLEVDLTKAKRQDFEPSVEQARYNSCQPNMALGPPKLREVTSPCKTSHPVDPHTVTERDKDYSSRSLTLSTVESDATYQRKLRQKQLQQQFREQMEKQQQVQIPAPSVGKQSEENLEDNLEMWDMTQDAGDNVAKPLSRPEPPQTSAIPVLNDQMASWNRTSHSLCQQKPEAKSRPWDPQTFNTNLHITGNCDSYRKSQDMKKRKLDPS, from the exons ATGTCTGGCACTGAGGAAGCAGTTCTTGGAGGATGTGACAGCCACCCTTCTTCTGCTGGCAGCAACTCTGTGGTGTGGTTTGGACAG TGCCAGTATACAGCAGAAGAGTCCCAGGCCATCCAGAATGCTCTGAGGCAGAGGTTGGGCCCGGAATACATAAGTAGCCGCGTGGCTGGAGGAGGCCAGAAG gtgTGTTACATTGAGGGTCACAGGGTAATTaatctggccaatgagatgtttGGGTACAACGGCTGGGCACACTCTATCACACAGCAGAACGTGG ATTTTGTTGACCTCCACAATGGCAAGTTCTACGTGGGAGTCTATGCATTTGTGAGGGTCCAGTTGAAG GATGGTTCATATCATGAGGATGTGGGTTATGGTGTAAGTGAGGGCCTCAAGTCAAAGGCCTTGTCTTTGGAGAAGGCCAGGAAGGAGGCGGTGACGGACGGGCTGAAGCGAGCCCTCAG GAGTTTTGGGAATGCACTTGGAAATTGTATTCTGGACAAAGACTATCTGAGGTCACTAAGTAAGCTTCCACGCCAG TTGCCTCTTGAAGTGGATCTAACCAAAGCAAAGAGACAAGATTTTGAACCATCTGTGGAACAGGCGAGATACAACAGCTGCCAACCAAACATGGCTCTGGGACCCCCAAAACTGCGGGAGGTGACCTCACCTTGCAAAACAAGCCACCCAGTTGATCCCCACACTGTGACTGAGAGGGATAAGGACTACAGCTCCCG AAGCCTGACTTTGTCCACCGTGGAGAGTGACGCCACATACCAGCGGAAGCTCCGGCagaagcagctgcagcagcagttCCGGGAGCAAatggagaagcagcagcaagtTCAGATACCTGCTCCGTCAGTCGGAAAGCAGAGTGAGG AGAACCTTGAAGACAACCTTGAAATGTGGGATATGACTCAAGATGCAGGGGACAATGTTGCTAAGCCCTTGTCCAGACCAGAGCCACCCCAGACCTCTGCCATACCAGTCCTGAATGACCAGATGGCATCCTGGAACAGGACCTCACACAGCCTGTGCCAACAGAAGCCAGAAGCAAAATCTAGACCCTGGGACCCTCAAACTTTTAACACTAACCTGCATATAACAG GAAACTGCGACTCTTATAGGAAGAGCCAGGacatgaagaaaaggaaattggaTCCATCTTAA